The segment TCATGTTGGGCGAAGGCTTGATCCAGGGCAAACCGGTCTGGTCAAACCACTGGCTTCGGATGTAGTGGCGCATGGGCACCACCATCAACTCGGCTTGCGGTAGCTTTTTGGCGGCACGTTCTCCGTTGAACATCTTGGCCAATTCGCCTACCGTCATGCCATGGGTGATAGGCAGGAAGTTGGGGCTGGTAACCGGTGCTTTGGCGTTTCTGCCTACGCCGCCGTCCACATACAGGCCGGTAATGGGGTTAGGCCGGTCCAGCACAATCATCAGTTTCTTGTTTTCCGCGGCGGCTTCCATCACGGCAGTCATGGTGGCGATGTATGTATAGTAGCGGGCTCCTACATCCTGGATATCGAAAATCAGCACGTCCACGTCCTTCAGCATTTCAGGCGTGGGCTTACGGACGTTCCCGTACAGCGATATTACTTTCAATCCGGTTTTCTTGTCTACCTCGTTGGCCACGTGCGTGTCTGCCTCGCCCCGTATACCGTGTTCGGGACTGAACAATTTGACCACCTTTACGTCTGAGCGGGCGTGCAGCAAATCCACAATATGGCCCTTGTCTGGCATAATGCCCGTATGGTTGGTCAGGATGGCTACCCGGCGGTTCTGTATGAAAGGAAGAAACTCTGGCGTTACCAACCGCTCAATGCCAATGATCACCCGGTTAGCCGGGGAGGTGGCTTTTGGAGTTTGCGAGAAAGCAGGGGCAAACCCTGGTAATAAAGTAATTAATAGAAAGAAAGTTAAGAAGGAGAGACATGTCTTCATCTTCCCAAGATAGCAAAAGAAGCGCAGGTTTTCCAGAAGAAGGTGCGGGCTGTTTAGGCCGTATTTTAGAAAACCAGACCTAAAACAAACGCAGGATTATAGCCCATCACCGTACTTAAAATGGGAATTCACGGTAACAGGTAATTTGCCTTGAGGTGTCAACTCGCCTATCAGCAATTTGGCGGCAGCGGCCTGTACCGCGGGTAATTGCTGGTACCCCACCAACAGTGCACTGGCCTCGTGAATGTTTTCAAACCGGTTGAGGGTATAAGCATTGTCAAACAACACCACCACGCATCTTTTCTTCCGGATGAGTTCGTTTACCAATGCTCTTTCCTCGGGAGTAAAACCCAGGTTATTGCTGGGCCTGATGCTGGGGCCATAGATACTGATCAACAGCAAGTCATACTTCAGTAATTCCTTCCGGAGTTTTTCTAGATCTTTTTTATTGGTTTTGCGAGGCAAAAAGAAATCTGTGGTGGTGAGAGAGGCCTTAATTTTCTGTTGGAAAAAAGTGCTTCTATTGCCGCCTAATGCCAGACTTGCCACTTTCCGGCGCTTCTTTTCTTCCAGCGGAATTAGTTTCCGTTTGTTCTGGAGCAGGGTAAGCGAGCCTTCGGCCAGATTGCGCAGCATTACGTGCGCGTGCGGGGCATGCAGGTCTTTGTACAGACTGTCTATTTCAATGGGTTTGTACTTGTTCAGGCCTAACCAGTATTTAGCGGCCAACACCTTTTTGCACCGACGGTCTATCTCTTTCTGGCTAAGCCTGCCCTGCCTGATCGCGGCTTTGATAGCGGCCAATGCTTTGGGTACGTTCACTAAACGCTCCAGCACATCGTTACCGGCCTCTAAAGCCATGACTTCGGCCTCGCCGGGAGCGAAGTATTTGGTCACACCTTTCATGACCATAGCGTCTGTGAAGATAAGCCCCGCGTACCGGAATTCTTTTTTCAAAATGCCGGTCACAATGGGTTTGGACAGAGTGGCTGGTAAGTTGGCGGTAGAGTCTAATTTAGGTAAATGAATGTGACCCACCATCACACCGCCCACCCCGCTTTGAATAAGATGCCGAAAGGGGTGCAGTTCTAAAGAATCAAGCCGGTTACGGCCATAGGGAATTACGGGCAGATCCAGGTGAGAGTCAACTTCGGTATCACCATGACCAGGAAAGTGCTTGGCCACGGCAATAATGCCGTTGTCCTGCATGCCCATCATCTGGGCCAGACTTTTAGAGCTTACATCGTCTTTATTTTCCCCGAAAGACCGGTAACTGATGATAGGGTTCTTGGGGTTGTTGTTCACGTCTACCACCGGGGCGAAATTTACGTGCATGCCCATGCGGGTGAATTCATGCCCCATTTCTACGCCCATCTGGTAAATGAGACTGTCATTGTTGATGGCGCCCAGCAACATGGGCAATGGGTATTGCATGGCGCTGTCCATGCGCATGCCAATACCATTCTCGGCGTCCATGCCAATCCAGAGAGGAATCTTAGAGGCGGCCTGTAACCGGTTTGTCATTTTAGCCTGCCGTATGGGCCCACCCTGGAAGAAAATCAGTCCACCTACTTTGTACCGCCTGATGAGTAACCGTACGTCCTCCTCGTGCTGGGCTCCTTGGTTAGAGAACACCTCAATCATCATGAGTTGCGTGATGCGCTCATCTGGTGTCATGCGCCTGAACACTGAATCTACCCACTTGTTTTTGCGGTTAAGGGCGGTGATCAGGGCATTAGGGTATTTGATGGTGTCCTCCGGGGAGATAGGCTGCGGTTTGAAGACCACTGTGTCATCTGCGTGCGGATCTTTCTTTTTACACGCAGAAAACGTGAGGCCTGCCAACAGCACCACTAGCAAACAGACAAAAAGGGAAGGTTTTAGACGATTGGTTGAGAACATAGGTAACAAGCGATAATCTATCTCTAAGGGCTGCTCTGCAGAGAAGACCTTAGAAAGCCCTTACCTTACGGCATAAGACCGAGATGGTTGATGTGGCGGACAGAAGTACCCAGAAGAAACAGGGCTTAGTTCTGTAAGTGCTTCTAAGATAGAAGCGAAAGGTATGGTTTTCTTTCTCAACTGCAGAACAAAGTAGAAAGTACTTAAAACAAAAACGCCTTTGCCGGAAGTATTCCAGCAAAGGCGTTTATTAGAGGTAAATTGCTTTGAGCTTACTTTTTGAAAATCTCCCCGAAAAACTGCTTCATAGCTTCCCAGGACCTGCGGTCAGCCGCTGCATTGTAAGCAGCTCCTTTTTTGATGTCTGACCCAGCTTCAGGATTGGTGAAAGAATGGACAGCGTTGCTGTAGGCAATGAATTGGTAATCCACGTTAGCATCGTTCATTTCTTTGAAGAAAGCATCTACCTCGGCTTTGGGTACGAAGGGATCAATGGCGCCGTGGGCCACTAACACTTTGGCTTTGATGTTCTTGGCATCGGCTGGAGAGGGAGTAGCCAAGCCTCCGTGGAAACTTACCACACCGGCTACATCGGCGCCGCTCCGGGCCAATTCCAGCACGGTGGTGCCGCCAAAGCAGTACCCAATGGCTGCCACTCTGGAGGCATCTACGTTGGGTTGTTTTTTGACCTGGGCTAAGGCCGCATTGACGCGCTGGCGTAGCAAAGGCACGTTGTTTTTGTATTTGCCGGCTTCAGCGGCAGATTCCTGTGGGGTTTTAGGTCTCACACCTTTGCCGTAGATATCAGCTGCAAAGGCTACGTAGCCCATTTTGGCCAACTGTTCACACCGTTTCCGGGTGTAATCACTAATGCCGTTCCACTCGTGCACCACCAGTACTGCCGGAAGTTTGCCTTTCTTAGAGGCGTCATAAGCAAGGTAACCCTCTAAGGTGGTGGTTCCTTCTTTATATTCTACCACCTGGGTTTTGATTTGTTGGGCCTGAGCCGATACTGCCATAAAGGTTAACAGGAAAGCAAAAGCAAAAGAAAGCTTATTCATAAACGAGGTTGGGTTTAAAGTGGTGATGTAGCCTCTCTATCGTGAATCGTAATCAGAAAGGTGAGCAAAACTTCACGGTGGTGGCAGTTTCGCCTTGCATCGGCTTAGAGAGTAACTCCGTTGCCTCTGGAATGGTTTTGAGACGCCGCTTTCTTTTGAGAAACCAGGTGCCTGGTTGATAGCAGATCTTTACCTCAAAGAGAATAAAACCATCAAAACCGTAGGGAGGCATTCAAGCCAGCTCCGCCGTTATGCCATGCCGGAGAGACAACCCAGCTTCTTTTATTGATGGCCTTCTTTACCCTGTGATACCCCCAGTAGGTGGCTTTGCCGGTAAGGTAACCCAGGGCAGCCCCAGCCAGGACATCAGAAGCCCAGTGTTTGTTGTCATTGATGCGGGACAAACCCACCAACGTGGCTAAGCCGTAGGCCGCCTGAGGCACCCAGTGGTTGTCTTGGTACACAGAGGCAATGGCGGTAGCCGCGGCAAAGGCGTTAGAGGTATGCGAGGAGGGAAAGGAAGTGTTTTGGCCATCACCATTTGGGCCTTCAAACAAGTGGCTGTCATTTGTGCTGCTAGGCCGATGCCTTTGAAAAGTTTTCTTCAATTTGTCAGTGGCCAGGGCATTCAGGTAAAAGCTACCTAACCCCACAATGGCCGCCTCTTTCATTTTGGGGCGTTTAGCCAAAGCACCCACTGTGAACATGGTCGCAAAAGTAGCTTGTATGGGCAGGGCAGTGCCCATGGGGTCCAGCACCTTGGCTGCATTGTTAGAGGCCGAGGTCCTGCTCTGCTGCGCCAGGTACTGAATGTGCCTGTCTAAACGGTTATAAGAATGGATAAACATACCCGTCACCACCAGGGCAGTGGAGGATTTAAGCAGGAATCTTCGGTGCTGCTTCACCCATGAGGGTTTGGGTTGATAGAGGGTGAAGGTAGTGTCTTTTGGTTCTTGGAGAGGAGTTGAGTTAAAAGAGTCGGCAACTACAGATGCTCTGAAAAGGCAAAGCAACGCTACTATGAGCAGGAACAGGCGCATAAGAACTTAAGAGTCAAAAGAGTAGAAGATGTTTTTTGAAGGCTATTCCTCCTCTTTTAGTTTCATGATGCTCAGTATTTACTTATAAAATTTGCCTCCTTCTTAGTTGGGTAGCTACAAGGTGTAACTTCTTTTATCTTAAGGGAATAGCATTTAAGAAAGGCGGGGGAGAAAGCAGATTTTAGAGTCTGTTTTCAGGAAAGGGGCATAAAACAGGCGGGCTCCTCTTTTAGTGAGGAGCCCGCCTGTTTTACTTAACACTGTGGTTGATGGGGATTTAATTATCGCCTTGCATTTTATTCTGAATGGCTTGCTGCAGTTCCATCATGTGCGGCTCTACTTTGGCCTGGCCAATCTGTGCACTTTTCATAGTGATGACAGACTGTTTCTGGGCCATTTTCTTGCCCACTGGGGTAAGGTAAAATGCATTCAGTTCTTTCAGTTCTTTCTCAGTGAATTCATCCATGTATAATTTGATAAGGTCGCCTTTCACGGCATCCCAGTTCATGTACTTGGAAAAGAAGGACCGCACTTCCACCTCGGCCGCTTTCATGGCCGGAACCTGTTCCATTTGCATGGTCAGCATCTGTTGAAGGTTGTCGTCAATGGTTTTGGGGCTGCCCATGGTTAAGAGCAGAGTTTCGGCGGCTTTGTAATGGCTGCTCTGAGTTTGTGCCATGGCACTGCCTGCTGAAACCACCAGCAGAAACACCCAAAGAGAGAATATCTTTTTCATTTTAGAGGGTTGATTAGGCTCCTAATTACGTAAGGGGCTGCAGAATAACCAGCATAGCCCAGTATTTATTTTGGAGAGCCATAGAGGTAGTAAACCACGGGAAACTACTTCCGTACCACAGGGTTGAAAGCATTTTCCCTACAACCATCCCTTTTGCACCTAGTTTTATGAAAATAACCAAAAAAGAGACTGCCTACCAGGGCTATTACCGGCTACAGGTTTTTACGGTAGAAGACAAAGGAAAAGAATTTGAACGCGAGGTCTTCCAGACCGGTAGGGCGGCGGCGGCGCTGGTCTATGACACCAAGAAGCAGAAGTTCATTTTGGCTAAGCAGTTCAGGCCAGCCGTGGAGCAGGAGATGGTAGAAGCAGTGGCCGGCATGCTGGACAGCGCTGACGAAAAGCCAGAGGCTGCCATCCGGCGCGAAATAGAAGAGGAGATCGGCTATGCCGTAGATCACCTGCAACTCTTGTATGAATACTTCCCGTCACCGGGTGCTTTCTCAGAGCAAATGTTCTTGTTTTACGCCGAAGTAAGTGAGAAAACGGGTGAAGGTGGGGGCAAAGACGATGAAAACGAAGACATTACCACGCTTGAACTTACCCCGGAACAATTGGTGAAACAGCCTATTACAGACGGGAAAACCATTCTGGCCATTGAGTGGGCTAAAGCCAATCTGCTGCCAAAGCTGAAAGAACAGAAGAACGGCAAGAAGTCTTCCTGAAGTTGAATCTTCAGCGGGAAAGCGGTTCTAATATCAGTGGTACTTTAACTCTCCCGGCTTACTCCCGTAAACAGACTCACAAGTTTAGTGTATTAACCTATTAACCTGACCATACTATGGAAGATCAAAATAAAAACCAAGGCACGCCTCAGCAAGAAGGTTCTGGCTCCAACAACAGCCAGGACGGAAATAACGGAGAAGGTGTATTTGCAGACCATAATTACGGCACCAAGGCCGAGGGCGGTAATACGGCTAACTATGACGCTGATGGCAATTTTGTTGACTTCAACGGCAAAGAAGACTATGGCACCCCACATGTTGATATAAACGGTGGCGGAGACATCCAGGGCCGTCGTGGCGGAGGATACGGTGAAAAAGACTTGGAACTGGGCAAACACCCAACCGGAGACAACAAACAAGCCAAACATGACGCCGAAAGTGACAAGGATACCGGTTACGGTACTCACGCCGGTGGCCTAAGCGATAGCCACAGCGGCTTCAAAGGAAACCACAACGGTAACGACGGGACTGGTGGTGGCCGCAGCAGCGGACACGCAGGGCACGGGGGAGACCCGGATGATGAGAAATACTCGCCTAACAAAGGCGGCAAAGACCAGAACAATGATCCAGACGTAGCTGGCAGAGGAGCTAGAACTAATTAGGAACATCATTTCAGGAAACAAGAAGGCCTGTCTCTGTTAAGAGGCAGGCCTTCTTGTTTTAGAGCCATTTTGTCAAAAGCACCTGAGAAATACCAGCCAGGAATACTTAGCTAAAAAAGGAAACTTCCGTAAAAAGACGGGACAAGGCAAAGGCTTCAACCACCTGATAGGCAGTCACCTTGAACAAGAAGCTTTAAAATAGCATATGGCAGAAGACACCCTGACGCTTGAACTGGACGGGCACCAAGTCCAGATTTCACACCCGGAGAAACAGTATTGGCCCGAGGAAGACATCACCAAGAAAGACCTGGTGCTCTACTACCAAAGCATGGCAGATGTCATTCTGCCTTACCTGCAAGATCGTCCTGAGTCTCTGCTGCGCCACCCCAATGGTATTTCTAAACCCGGGTTCTTCCAGAAGGATGCCGGAGACCAAGCGCCAGATTGGGTGCAGACCACCTCCATCAAAGCAGAATCTACGGGCAAAGATGTAGACTACATTGTCTGCCAAAACAAAGCCACCTTAGCGTACTTGAACAACCTGGGGTGCATTCAACTCAACCCCTGGAACTCAACCCTGCAAAACCTGCACAAGCCTACTTACCTGGTGCTGGACCTAGACCCCGGCGAGAATACCTATGATGAAGTAGTGGAAACCGCCTTGGTAGCCAAACAAGTGCTGGATGAACTGGAGATACCGGTGTATGTCAAGACCTCAGGCGCCACGGGCATGCACCTGTATGTTCCACTGGGTGCTAAGTGGCCGTTTGAGCAGGTGAAGGAACTGGCTTTTGCGTTGGCCCAACGGGTGCATGAGCAATTGCCAGACCTCACCAGCTTAGAGCGTAGCCCTAAAGAGCGCCGGAACCAGATCTACATAGATTTCCTGCAGAATGCCATTGCCCAAACTGTAGCTGCACCCTATTGTGTGCGGCCCCGGGCAGGTGCCCCAGTTTCTACCCCTCTTTTGTGGAAAGAAGTAAAAACCGGATTGCACCCTTCGCAGTTTACTATACAGAACGTGCCGCAGCGCGTGAAAGAATTAGGTGACCCCTTTCTGCCCGTGTTGGGCAAAGGCATTGATGTGCCCGCTTCCCTCAAAAAACTGAAAAAATAAAACTATGGAAAAGAAAAGAAGAAACTCCCTCTTGCTGGCTGGGGCTGGTTTAAGTGCATTAGTGGCCTTACGGGCCTTCACCAAACGAAAACGTGAGTTCTCCTTCACAGACCGTACGGTCCTGATTACGGGAGGAAGCCGGGGGCTGGGTTTAGTGTTAGCCAGGATGTTTGCCGAGCAAGGAGCAAAGATAGCGATCTGTTCCCGCACTCAGCACCAGCTAGATACCGCCCGCGAAGAACTGCAGGCCGGTGGGGCTACGGTTTTGGCTTTCAACTGTGACGTGACTGACCGGGCGCAGGTAAGAGCCATGATCTCAGAGATTAAGGAAAAGCTGGGACCAATAGAAGTACTCATCAACAATGCGGGCATTATTGCCGCCGGGCCTTTAGAGGAAATGCGGGTAGAGGATTTTAGAGCCGCCATGGACATCCACTATTTCGCTTCGCTCTACACCATGCTGGAAGTGATCCCGGAAATGAAAGCCCGGGGCGAAGGACGTATTGTCAACATTGCCTCTGTTGGTGGAAAAGTGAGTGTACCGCATCTGGTGCCGTATAGTGGCAGCAAGTTTGCGTTGGTGGGCATGTCTGAAGGTTTCCGGTCTGAACTGCTGAAAGACGGAATTTATGTGACCACCATCAACCCGGGCCTTATGCGTACTGGCAGCGCCCGCAATGCCTTTGTGAAGGGGCAAAACCAGAAAGAATACACCGCCTTTGCCTTGATGGATGCCAATCCCATGATTTCGCTCGCGGCCAATGTTGCCGCCCAGAAAATTATGGACGCCTGCCGGTATGGGAAAGCAGAAGCGACATTGGGGCTGAACGCCAAGTTCATCAGTACCCTGCATGGGCTTTTCCCCGGCACCACTGCTGATCTGATGGGCTACGTGAACATGTTTTTGCCGGGCCCGGGCGGAATAGGATCAAAAGCCGTGCGTGGGTATGAAAGCGAGACAGAGCTTACACAATCGGTTTTGAATGCTCCTAATCAAAAAGCGGCTCAGGAGAACAATGAAATGTAAAAGGGTTAAAGGAAGATGGGCTGATAATTGAGGTTAATTTTTTTACTTAGTTTTCTTCCTAAAAGCCTTTGTCTCAGAATATCCCGTACACCTTAGTTCATTTAACCCAAACCATTATGAGCGATACCACTGTAACTAAAATTGACGGTGCTTTTTCTCCAAAAGGAGAAGACGGAGAAAAGTACCTGGCCTCTGGAAAAACAGTTTCCATGCGCCTCTGGGAAAAAGAACAGCCCGACGACACCAAGCCTGAAGTACGCCGCGAGTACGAAACCGTAGGTTATGTGATCTCCGGACGTGCCGAGTTGCATGTAGAAGGGCAGACGGTGATACTGGAGCCCGGCAACTCATATGTGGTGCCTAAAGGGGCCTCGCACACCTACCGTATTCTGGAGGAATTCACCGCCGTAGAAGCTACTTCGCCGCCTGCTCAGGTGAAAGGTCGTGATGAAGGCTGATAATTCTAGATACTCTAACTCCTGAGCTATCAAGTTTAGGAAAATTTTCCTCTTAGTACTTGCTAGTCCTGTTTACTTGTCTAAATCAGTAAACAGGGCCAGCAAGGTATCTTTTCAGTTTAAGATGGTGTGGTATAAACCTGCATGAAGAAATGAATACCAAAGAGCAGAATGACTTTTGTGAAAGTATAGGCAGGCTTGATTTTGAGCAGGCACGCATTAAACACGTTTTGTTTAAATCAAAGCTAAGAGCCCTGCTTTACGGAGCAGACATAGACCCCGCGCCGGTAGTCTCTACCACCGGGTGCTCTCTTGGAAAGTGGATTTATGAAGTAGCCATGCCCCGCATTGGGCACATGCCAGAAGTGAAAGACTTGGAGAGGATACACAATGACATGCATGCCATTGCCCATAGGCTACTGCAGGAATACCAACAAGGCAAGCAGGAGCAGGCCTTGAAAGAGCTTCAAAAGGTAGATGATACTGCCCAGAAGCTGTTGCACCTGCTTGATGTGATTGAACGCAGAACAATTGTTTAGAAAATATGTCAACACCTTTGTGCGCAGGCTGTTATTATGTCATGGGCTTACTCCTTGGTTCTATTACTCTCTGTTTGAAAGAACTTTTTGCTGCGGGTATAGTAAAGCTATAGGAGCCCGACGAAGAGTAGGGGCGAACCAGATGTACGACTAAAGCAAACAATTATGCCAGATAAAGTAAACAACCCCGGACCCGAAGAAAACAACAACTCGGCAAACAACATGGAACAAGGCAAACAGTCAGAGCACCAGCGCCAGGACGTCAGTGACAATGACAGCTATCGTCGCTCCATGACCGGGTATGATTCAAGCAAACAAGATGAGAACTTCATGGGTACCGAGAAAACAGGTGGCGGAAACTCACTGGATGAGCGCGACACCAATGATGGTGACTCAAACCAGGAAAACAACTTCTAACTTCCATTAGTAAAGCCCTTGGCGTATATGCGCTAAGGGTTTTTTTGTGCTTTTCTAGGAACTAAAAAAATATTTTGTACACCCTCTTTCATAGGGGCGGTTTAACTCTGATTTTGGAAAAACTGGCAGAAAACTTGCTATAAGAAGGGTATGCAATGATTTGATAGTGTCAGCGTTGAATCAATAGGCGTGTTCTTCTGTTATAAATTGACTATGAAAAGGCATATGAAAAAGGTTCTTTTATCAATACTTACCGGTTTAGTGATGACCGGTGCTTCGGTTGCCACACCCGCTGTGGCCGAGGTGAAGGGAGGAGCTGCAACCACATATGCAGCGTCTGCCAAACTAGGAGCTAGAGATATTATCACTGAAATTATTGACGTAGTGGGGTTGAAGCCTCGGTTTGAGGTGCGGGCGGCCAACGTGCCAAACGCGGCGGCAGTCATCATGAATGGCCAGCGGTACATCCTCTACAATGAAAACTTCGTGAACACGCTGAATAACGCCCTCAGAACAGACTGGGCTGGGGTGAGTATTCTGGCTCACGAGATTGGCCACCACCTGAACGGGCATACCCTTTCTAAAGGAGGCAGTAACCAGCGAGATGAATTGGAGGCCGATGAGTTCTCTGGTTTTGTGTTGCGTAAGATGGGTGCCAGCTTAAGCGAAGCCCAGGCCGCTATCAAAGCTTTAGCCGATGACGAAGATTCGTACACGCACCCGGGTAGAACCTCAAGGTTAGCGGCAATCAGCAAGGGCTGGAGAAATGCGCAGGATCAAATCCTGGCCAGTGCAAAAGCCGGAACCCCTAACCGTACAGTGGCTGGTATTAACCGTTCCATTGCTACAGAGCAGGCAGTAGCTAACAGCAGCAGACGTACTTCCTCTTCTTCGGCCAGAAGAATGCCATCGCAAAGCATTCTGCGCCAGGTGAAGTTGCAGAGCTTGCCTCAGGAGCGTATGTACGTGACCACTTCGTTGAACGTGGTGCGTGAAACCGAGAGAGGTATGGAAGTAATTGGTAAGCTAGAAAAAACAAACAACCGCAACTTCCCTTACGTGTTAGAGAGCCGCTACTTTAGCAACCTCTTCGTAAGTACTGACGGTTTACTACTTAATGAAAATGGCCAACGGGTGGGTGTGTTAACCACTACCTAAGCCTTTCTATATATTAATTGACTACCGCCACCTTCTTTCCAGAGGGTGGCGGTTTTTTATGGCACATTTACCTGCGTATAGAAGCCATTTTGAGTTCTGGAGTTCTTTAACCAGCCTTAAAAACAACCAAGAGGAGCCTGCAGGGTACAAGATGCCGTTTTTTGCCGTACCTTTTCACCATGAACCGTTGCTCTTTTCTTCAAGGCCTGTTAGTGGCCTCCTTTAGCTTTTGTGCCCTTAGCCTTAGCTCCTGCGCGCAGGAAGTTTACCAGCCCAACCAGGTTTTAAAAGATGTGGAGATACTTTCCGCTGACTCCATGGGTGGCCGATTACCCAACACTCCTGGGCACGCCAAGGCGCAGCAATATCTTCTGCAGCGTTATCAGAATATCGGGTTAAAACCAGTGGGACAACAGTACCAGCATACCTTCACTTTCACGCAGCGTAACACCACCACTACCCAGCCGGGGGTGAACCTGGTGGGCATGATTGAAGGGAAATCTGATAAAGTGATCGTGATCTCAGCGCATTATGACCACGTGGGTACCCGCAACGGAAAAGTCTTCAACGGCGCCGATGATGATGCCTCAGGGATTGGTGCTATACTGGCTTTAGCCACCCATTTTAATAAGCAGAAACCCCAGCATACTTTAATTTTTGCGGCCTTTGACGCGGAGGAACAAGGCCTGGCCGGGTCTAAAGCTTTCGTGGCTAACCTCCCCATCGCTAAAGAACGCATTCTGTTGAATGTAAACCTGGATATGGTGAGTATCTCAGAGAAAAATGAATTGTACGCGTCTGGTACCTACCATCACCCAAACCTTAAGCCTTTGCTGGAGCAAGTAAAAGTAGCAGAGGGATTGAACCTGAAATTCGGCCATGACCGCCCGGAGCAAGGCCATGATGACTGGACCTTGCAGTCTGACCATGGAAGCTTCCATCAGGCTAAAATTCCGTTCATTTACTTTGGGGTAGAGGATCATCCGCATTACCATAAAGAGACGGATGAGTTCAAAAACATCC is part of the Rufibacter tibetensis genome and harbors:
- a CDS encoding M48 family metalloprotease; protein product: MKKVLLSILTGLVMTGASVATPAVAEVKGGAATTYAASAKLGARDIITEIIDVVGLKPRFEVRAANVPNAAAVIMNGQRYILYNENFVNTLNNALRTDWAGVSILAHEIGHHLNGHTLSKGGSNQRDELEADEFSGFVLRKMGASLSEAQAAIKALADDEDSYTHPGRTSRLAAISKGWRNAQDQILASAKAGTPNRTVAGINRSIATEQAVANSSRRTSSSSARRMPSQSILRQVKLQSLPQERMYVTTSLNVVRETERGMEVIGKLEKTNNRNFPYVLESRYFSNLFVSTDGLLLNENGQRVGVLTTT
- a CDS encoding CZB domain-containing protein codes for the protein MNTKEQNDFCESIGRLDFEQARIKHVLFKSKLRALLYGADIDPAPVVSTTGCSLGKWIYEVAMPRIGHMPEVKDLERIHNDMHAIAHRLLQEYQQGKQEQALKELQKVDDTAQKLLHLLDVIERRTIV
- a CDS encoding M28 family peptidase, translating into MNRCSFLQGLLVASFSFCALSLSSCAQEVYQPNQVLKDVEILSADSMGGRLPNTPGHAKAQQYLLQRYQNIGLKPVGQQYQHTFTFTQRNTTTTQPGVNLVGMIEGKSDKVIVISAHYDHVGTRNGKVFNGADDDASGIGAILALATHFNKQKPQHTLIFAAFDAEEQGLAGSKAFVANLPIAKERILLNVNLDMVSISEKNELYASGTYHHPNLKPLLEQVKVAEGLNLKFGHDRPEQGHDDWTLQSDHGSFHQAKIPFIYFGVEDHPHYHKETDEFKNIHQSFYLKAVETILHATQVLDKQLPL